Proteins from one Loktanella sp. M215 genomic window:
- a CDS encoding Tex family protein — MDPVTTRISRTIATEIGARPDQVNAAVALLDDGATVPFVARYRKEATGGLDDIQLRTLNDRLAYLRDLEKRRAAILGSITEQGKLTDDLARAIQSADTKATLEDLYLPFKPKRRTKAMIARENGLDPLLRAIMADRAATPEVLAQAYLSDTVATPKDALTGARDILIEELAEDATLLGRLRQVMQDEAEITAKVIKGKEEAGAKFSDYFDHREKWAKIPSHRALAILRASKEEIVTVDIAPDPETILPRITDIIASRIGIRGQAPGDIWLREASVWAWKVKLSLTMFMDLMGDLRKRAHDAAIDVFARNLRDLLLAAPAGAKRTLGLDPGIRTGCKIAVVDETGKLLDTATIYPFQPKNDLRGASATIAQLIQRHGVTLIAIGNGTASRESERMVDDVIKALPAGPKPAKVIVSEAGASVYSASELASKEFPDLDVSIRGAVSIARRLQDPLAELVKIAPEAIGVGQYQHDVDQRRLAGSLDAVVEDAVNAVGVDLNMASAPLLARVAGVGPTLAQAIVTHRDANGVFASRKALLKVSGLGPKAYQQCAGFLRVQGGTEPLDASSVHPEAYGVARRIVQACGRDIRAIMGDSAALSGVRAEDFVDDAFGLPTVRDILSELEKPGRDPRPDFKTATFADGIDSITDLRPGMSLEGTVTNVAAFGAFVDIGVHQDGLVHVSQLADKFVKDPHEVVKAGDVVRVRVTEVDVPRKRIGLTMRKDNAGESAPKPRQTPASTGRGGQVRGKAAAVAPDSGNSAMAQALGAALKGKT; from the coding sequence GTGGACCCCGTCACAACCCGCATCAGCCGCACCATCGCAACCGAGATCGGCGCACGCCCCGATCAGGTCAACGCCGCCGTGGCCCTGCTGGACGACGGCGCCACCGTTCCCTTCGTCGCCCGCTACCGCAAAGAGGCGACAGGCGGTCTGGACGACATCCAGTTGCGCACCCTGAACGACCGCCTCGCCTACCTGCGCGATCTTGAAAAGCGGCGCGCGGCGATCCTCGGGTCGATCACCGAACAGGGCAAGCTGACCGACGACCTCGCCCGCGCGATCCAGTCGGCGGATACCAAGGCCACGCTGGAAGACCTCTATCTTCCCTTCAAGCCCAAGCGGCGGACGAAGGCGATGATCGCGCGGGAAAACGGCCTCGACCCGCTGCTGCGCGCCATCATGGCGGACCGCGCGGCCACGCCAGAGGTGCTGGCGCAGGCCTATCTCTCCGACACCGTGGCCACGCCCAAGGACGCCCTGACCGGCGCCCGCGACATCCTGATCGAGGAACTGGCCGAGGACGCCACCCTGCTGGGCCGGCTGCGGCAGGTCATGCAGGACGAGGCCGAGATCACCGCCAAGGTCATCAAGGGCAAGGAGGAGGCGGGCGCGAAATTTTCGGACTACTTCGACCATCGGGAAAAATGGGCCAAGATCCCGTCGCACCGGGCCTTGGCGATCCTGCGGGCCTCCAAGGAGGAAATCGTGACTGTCGACATCGCGCCCGATCCCGAAACAATCCTGCCGCGCATCACCGATATCATCGCGTCACGCATCGGCATCCGCGGTCAGGCCCCCGGCGACATCTGGCTACGCGAGGCAAGCGTTTGGGCGTGGAAGGTCAAGCTGAGCCTGACCATGTTCATGGACCTGATGGGCGATCTGCGCAAACGCGCCCACGACGCCGCCATCGACGTCTTTGCCCGCAACCTGCGCGACCTGCTGCTGGCGGCGCCTGCCGGGGCCAAGCGGACGCTGGGTCTGGACCCGGGCATCCGGACTGGCTGCAAGATCGCCGTGGTCGACGAGACCGGCAAGCTGCTGGACACGGCCACGATCTATCCCTTTCAGCCGAAGAATGACCTGCGCGGCGCCTCTGCCACCATCGCCCAGCTGATTCAGCGCCACGGCGTCACCCTGATCGCCATCGGCAACGGCACCGCCAGCCGCGAATCCGAACGCATGGTCGACGACGTCATCAAGGCCCTGCCGGCGGGGCCAAAGCCTGCCAAGGTCATCGTCTCCGAGGCGGGCGCCTCGGTCTATTCCGCGTCTGAACTGGCCTCCAAGGAATTTCCCGACCTCGACGTGTCGATCCGCGGTGCGGTGTCCATCGCCCGCCGCCTGCAGGACCCGCTGGCGGAACTGGTCAAGATCGCGCCAGAGGCGATCGGCGTCGGCCAGTATCAGCACGACGTGGACCAGCGCCGCCTGGCCGGGTCGCTGGACGCGGTGGTCGAGGACGCGGTGAACGCCGTGGGGGTGGACCTGAACATGGCCTCCGCCCCCTTGCTGGCCCGTGTGGCGGGTGTCGGCCCGACCCTGGCGCAGGCCATCGTCACGCACCGCGACGCCAACGGCGTCTTCGCCTCGCGCAAGGCCCTGCTGAAGGTCAGCGGCCTTGGCCCCAAGGCCTATCAGCAATGCGCGGGATTCCTGCGGGTGCAGGGCGGGACCGAACCGCTGGATGCATCATCCGTCCACCCAGAGGCTTACGGCGTCGCGCGGCGCATCGTGCAGGCCTGCGGCCGCGACATCCGCGCCATCATGGGTGACAGCGCGGCCCTGTCGGGGGTGCGGGCCGAGGACTTCGTCGACGACGCCTTTGGCCTGCCCACGGTGCGCGATATCCTGAGCGAGCTGGAAAAGCCCGGACGCGACCCGCGCCCCGACTTCAAGACCGCCACCTTTGCCGACGGGATCGACAGCATCACCGACCTCAGACCCGGCATGTCGCTGGAAGGGACCGTGACCAACGTCGCGGCCTTCGGCGCCTTCGTGGACATCGGTGTGCACCAGGACGGCCTCGTCCACGTCAGCCAGCTGGCGGACAAGTTCGTGAAAGACCCGCATGAGGTCGTGAAGGCCGGCGACGTCGTCCGCGTGCGCGTGACCGAGGTCGACGTGCCCCGCAAACGCATCGGCCTAACCATGCGCAAGGACAACGCAGGCGAGTCCGCCCCCAAGCCCCGTCAGACGCCCGCTTCAACCGGTCGTGGCGGGCAGGTGAGGGGCAAAGCCGCAGCTGTGGCACCGGATTCGGGGAATAGCGCCATGGCGCAGGCGCTGGGCGCGGCTTTGAAGGGGAAAACCTGA
- a CDS encoding CIA30 family protein translates to MELALDWEFVADTVMGGVSQGRIRTVTRAGRAAMALTGRVSLENDGGFVQMAADLVPGGGGFDANGYAGIEIDVCGNGESYDLRLRTTDLTRPWQSYRVDFVAPADWVTRRFAFADFEAHRTDVPFDPTGLRRLGIVAIGHAFDADVAVAAVRLTR, encoded by the coding sequence ATGGAACTGGCGCTGGATTGGGAATTCGTGGCGGACACGGTGATGGGCGGTGTATCGCAGGGCCGGATCAGGACAGTCACGCGGGCGGGGCGGGCTGCCATGGCGCTGACCGGGCGGGTTTCACTGGAGAACGACGGCGGGTTCGTGCAGATGGCGGCGGATCTGGTGCCGGGAGGTGGTGGGTTCGACGCCAACGGGTATGCGGGGATCGAGATCGACGTCTGCGGAAATGGCGAGAGCTATGACCTGCGGCTGCGCACGACGGACCTGACGCGGCCGTGGCAATCCTACCGGGTCGATTTCGTCGCCCCGGCGGATTGGGTGACGCGCCGCTTCGCTTTTGCCGATTTCGAAGCGCACCGGACGGATGTGCCGTTCGATCCCACCGGCCTGCGCCGGTTGGGGATCGTGGCGATTGGTCATGCGTTTGACGCGGACGTCGCCGTCGCGGCGGTGCGGCTTACGCGCTAG
- a CDS encoding lytic murein transglycosylase: MRILCLILLLLCPATAFAQTRAAVEGQFRTWLDQTVWPRASRQGVSRATFDTAFQGVTLNWDLPDLVPPGMAPPARQAQRQSEFGQPGKYFSRGSVDGATSVGRQMAGQYAQTLAAVERATGVPGRIILGIWGRESGYGRADIPHDVFQVLGTKGFMSNRAPYFTDELVAALQIAQAGAAPRAMRSSWAGALGQPQFMPSNYLAFAADGDGDGRADIWGSAPDTIASIGTYLARHGWVKGRDWGFEVTVPSTVSCALEGPDQARRIADWAALGVSRIGGKAFPATELRQPGSLLMPAGRNGPAFIVTPNFYVLKDYNTSDLYALFVGHVGDRIQYGVPDFAGRWGDVGGLLRSDVAALQRGLESRGLDVGGADGLAGFKTRRSIGRWQEAQGQPATCFPDASLVRALAR, translated from the coding sequence ATGCGTATCCTGTGCCTGATCCTTCTCCTCCTGTGCCCTGCCACAGCCTTCGCGCAGACCCGCGCCGCGGTCGAGGGGCAGTTCCGCACCTGGCTTGACCAGACCGTCTGGCCCCGCGCCAGCCGTCAGGGCGTCAGCCGCGCGACCTTCGATACCGCCTTTCAGGGTGTCACCCTCAACTGGGACCTGCCCGATCTGGTCCCCCCCGGCATGGCCCCGCCCGCCCGTCAGGCGCAGCGGCAAAGCGAGTTCGGCCAGCCCGGCAAATACTTCAGCCGCGGCAGCGTCGACGGCGCCACATCCGTCGGCCGCCAGATGGCCGGGCAATACGCCCAGACACTCGCGGCCGTCGAACGCGCCACCGGCGTCCCGGGCCGGATCATCCTCGGGATCTGGGGTCGTGAAAGCGGCTACGGCCGCGCCGACATCCCCCACGACGTCTTCCAGGTGCTGGGAACCAAAGGCTTCATGTCCAACCGCGCGCCCTATTTCACAGACGAGTTGGTCGCCGCCCTGCAGATCGCGCAAGCAGGCGCCGCCCCCCGCGCCATGCGCAGCAGCTGGGCGGGTGCCTTGGGCCAGCCGCAATTCATGCCCTCGAACTACCTCGCCTTTGCCGCTGACGGCGACGGCGACGGTCGTGCCGACATCTGGGGCTCCGCCCCCGACACCATCGCCTCCATCGGCACCTACCTCGCCCGCCACGGCTGGGTGAAAGGCCGCGATTGGGGGTTCGAGGTGACGGTGCCATCCACGGTCTCCTGCGCCCTCGAAGGCCCCGATCAGGCAAGGCGCATCGCGGACTGGGCGGCGCTGGGCGTGTCCCGCATCGGCGGCAAGGCCTTTCCCGCAACGGAACTGCGGCAACCCGGCTCTCTGCTGATGCCCGCGGGCCGCAACGGCCCCGCCTTCATCGTGACACCGAATTTCTACGTCCTGAAAGACTACAACACTTCCGACCTCTACGCCCTCTTCGTCGGCCACGTCGGCGACCGCATCCAGTACGGCGTGCCTGACTTCGCGGGCCGCTGGGGCGACGTCGGCGGCCTTTTGCGCTCCGACGTCGCCGCCCTGCAGCGCGGCCTCGAATCCCGCGGCCTCGACGTCGGCGGCGCCGATGGCCTTGCGGGCTTCAAGACCCGCCGCTCCATCGGGCGCTGGCAAGAGGCGCAAGGCCAGCCCGCCACCTGCTTCCCCGATGCCAGCCTCGTCCGCGCCCTCGCCCGCTAG
- a CDS encoding AAA family ATPase: MSVNTTPISAGRALEALRAGHAAQMRGDLTASWMLHGRPSIGKTEIVAQLAEETGSRLFDLRLTTIEPQDLRGLPFYDHAAKRTVWYPPEDLPDDPAQPAILFLDELTAAAPALQPTVYGLLQERRVGLHVLPANTFIVAAGNTVDDGAVAYEMGTALSDRLIHLNVVAEASDWITRYAVPMALHPAVIAFIRTRPDLLDTTADAMQRGRMIACTPRSWARVSAIMGAVTDRLLRDTLIAGTLGDAPAAEFILLEQEIAATVQVADMIAASPRDRAGLYPASLHGLTALVYALVTLAERETLPDSIAIMADIRRLADLRGDAFARLPLAELTTYGMELLIERSLAQGWQEAFRDSGAYAAYVAER; this comes from the coding sequence ATGTCCGTGAACACGACTCCGATTTCCGCAGGCCGCGCGCTGGAGGCGCTGCGTGCGGGTCATGCGGCGCAGATGCGCGGCGACCTGACCGCATCCTGGATGCTGCATGGCCGCCCCAGTATCGGCAAGACCGAGATCGTGGCCCAGCTGGCGGAGGAGACCGGCAGCCGGTTGTTCGACTTGCGCCTGACGACGATCGAGCCGCAGGATCTGCGGGGCCTGCCGTTCTATGACCACGCGGCGAAGCGCACGGTCTGGTATCCGCCCGAAGACCTGCCGGATGATCCGGCGCAGCCCGCGATCCTGTTTCTGGACGAGCTGACGGCGGCGGCCCCTGCCCTGCAGCCCACGGTCTACGGGCTGTTGCAGGAACGCAGGGTCGGGCTGCATGTGCTGCCTGCGAACACCTTCATCGTGGCGGCGGGGAATACGGTGGATGACGGGGCCGTGGCCTACGAAATGGGAACGGCATTGTCGGACCGGCTGATCCATCTGAATGTGGTGGCAGAGGCGTCGGACTGGATCACGCGCTACGCGGTGCCGATGGCGCTGCATCCGGCGGTGATCGCGTTCATCCGCACGCGGCCCGATCTGCTGGATACGACGGCGGATGCCATGCAGCGAGGGCGGATGATCGCCTGCACGCCGCGCAGCTGGGCGCGGGTCAGTGCGATCATGGGCGCTGTGACCGACCGGCTGTTGCGCGACACGCTGATCGCGGGGACGCTGGGGGATGCGCCGGCGGCGGAGTTCATCCTGCTGGAACAGGAAATCGCGGCGACGGTGCAGGTCGCGGACATGATTGCAGCAAGTCCGCGCGACCGGGCGGGCCTTTATCCTGCCAGCCTGCACGGGTTGACGGCGCTGGTCTATGCGCTGGTCACGCTGGCGGAGCGTGAGACCCTGCCGGACAGCATCGCGATCATGGCCGACATCCGGCGGCTGGCCGATCTGCGGGGCGACGCTTTTGCCCGCCTGCCGCTGGCGGAGCTGACCACCTATGGCATGGAATTGCTGATCGAACGCAGCCTGGCGCAGGGCTGGCAGGAGGCGTTTCGCGACTCGGGTGCCTATGCCGCCTATGTGGCGGAGCGGTGA
- a CDS encoding vWA domain-containing protein, with protein MSDAHSVRARPALVDLAEADPALAALSLWCDHRDGAATGTAGTVITYGPDFDVLPRHVQIGLAAHHVLHVALRHSARMAELQARHGDAFQPKLFNLAADALVNTVLLAADHALPRPAVTLEGLFREGLGQNEASLAEWDVERLYFALLPRDGAEGDRSAEVEAYAERQQFAPDVDAGDTEGGGGADAEEAARWQQHLSRAVEAGRSAGRGIGASLHRLADLPEPQTPWNVILRRLLTRAVMPERRPSPQRPARRWIAAAAQARQAGTPVPGFERGYRPQTEVARIVVALDASGSIDDARLGLFWAEVTGIARRMAVELHLVVFDDGIRHVARMDPVQTRPVLPDLPRGGGTDFAPVVALAARLGASALVMLTDLDGPTGPAPRFPVIWAVPDGSGVTAPFGRLVDLAR; from the coding sequence GTGAGCGACGCACACTCCGTCCGCGCCCGCCCGGCGCTGGTCGATCTGGCCGAGGCGGACCCGGCGCTGGCCGCGCTGTCGCTGTGGTGCGATCACCGGGACGGCGCGGCGACGGGCACGGCGGGGACGGTGATCACCTACGGGCCGGATTTCGACGTGCTGCCGCGTCATGTGCAGATCGGGCTGGCGGCGCATCATGTGCTGCATGTGGCGCTGCGCCATTCAGCGCGGATGGCGGAGTTGCAGGCGCGGCACGGGGATGCGTTTCAGCCGAAGCTGTTCAATCTGGCCGCGGATGCGCTGGTGAACACGGTGCTGCTGGCGGCGGATCATGCGCTGCCGCGGCCTGCGGTGACGCTGGAGGGGCTGTTTCGGGAGGGGTTGGGGCAGAATGAAGCGAGCCTTGCGGAATGGGACGTGGAGCGGCTCTATTTCGCGCTGTTGCCGCGGGACGGCGCTGAGGGCGACCGCAGTGCGGAGGTGGAGGCCTATGCGGAGCGGCAGCAGTTCGCGCCGGATGTCGATGCGGGCGACACGGAGGGCGGTGGTGGCGCTGACGCCGAAGAGGCGGCGCGCTGGCAGCAGCATCTGAGCCGCGCGGTGGAGGCGGGGCGCAGCGCGGGGCGCGGGATCGGGGCCAGTCTGCACCGGCTGGCCGATCTGCCGGAGCCGCAGACGCCGTGGAACGTGATCCTGCGGCGTCTGCTGACGCGCGCGGTGATGCCGGAGCGGCGACCGTCCCCGCAGCGCCCCGCACGCCGCTGGATCGCGGCGGCGGCGCAGGCGCGCCAAGCGGGGACGCCGGTGCCGGGGTTCGAGCGGGGCTACCGGCCGCAGACCGAGGTGGCGCGGATCGTGGTGGCGCTCGATGCCTCTGGCAGTATCGACGACGCGCGGCTGGGGCTGTTCTGGGCCGAGGTCACGGGCATCGCGCGGCGGATGGCGGTGGAGTTGCATCTGGTGGTCTTCGATGACGGCATCCGGCATGTCGCGCGGATGGACCCGGTGCAGACCCGGCCCGTTTTGCCCGATCTGCCGCGCGGCGGTGGCACGGATTTCGCGCCGGTCGTGGCGTTGGCGGCAAGGCTGGGGGCCAGTGCGCTGGTGATGCTGACCGATCTGGACGGACCCACCGGCCCTGCCCCGCGGTTTCCGGTGATCTGGGCGGTGCCGGATGGCAGCGGTGTGACGGCGCCTTTCGGGCGGCTGGTCGATCTAGCGCGCTAG
- a CDS encoding DHA2 family efflux MFS transporter permease subunit, which yields MTDQTPPAGMRSGVATWIGFAAMCLGMFMAILDVQIVATSLPDIQQALGIPPDQMSWVQTAYLIAEVIAIPLTGLLMRALSMRWLFVLATTVFTVASVGCAASQGFNSLIAWRVLQGFAGGTLIPAVFAAVFLLFPLRQQAFATTLAGVVAVLAPTVGPIVGGWITSTYSWHWLFLVNVVPGIVAVALAAWLVPAAAANLRQIRGIDWLSLAGMALALATLEIALKEAPTRGWLSPLVLGLFAVALVSGAGFIRRSLTHAAPVVALRSFTDRRFTIACILSFVLGIGLFGSTYLMPVFLAFVRDHSALEIGTIMLVTGVAQLVIAPVAVLLEKRVSARILTAAGFTFFAIGLGMSVFQTPRTDYEEMFWPQVVRGLAIMFCLLPPTRMALGHLSDAEVPDASGVFNLMRNLGGAIGLALIDTVIYARGPGHAADLTARLAAGDADAATFIGIPPALLTGGAPTAAQQAYLAPLLEKASLTMAINDAWLMMAALTALALLCIPFARQR from the coding sequence GTGACAGACCAGACACCACCGGCCGGAATGCGCAGCGGCGTGGCGACATGGATCGGCTTTGCCGCCATGTGCCTTGGCATGTTCATGGCGATCCTCGACGTGCAGATCGTTGCCACATCCCTGCCTGACATCCAGCAGGCCCTTGGTATCCCCCCCGACCAGATGAGCTGGGTTCAGACCGCCTATCTGATCGCAGAGGTCATCGCGATTCCGCTGACCGGCCTGCTGATGCGCGCCCTGTCGATGCGCTGGCTTTTCGTGCTCGCGACGACGGTCTTCACCGTGGCCTCCGTCGGCTGCGCCGCCTCGCAGGGGTTCAACAGCCTGATCGCGTGGCGCGTGTTGCAGGGCTTTGCCGGTGGCACCCTGATCCCTGCCGTCTTCGCCGCCGTGTTCCTGCTGTTCCCCCTGCGGCAACAGGCGTTCGCCACGACACTGGCGGGTGTCGTCGCCGTGCTGGCCCCCACGGTCGGCCCGATCGTCGGCGGCTGGATCACCTCGACCTATTCTTGGCACTGGCTGTTCCTCGTCAACGTCGTGCCCGGCATCGTCGCCGTGGCCCTCGCCGCGTGGCTGGTGCCTGCCGCGGCGGCCAACCTGCGCCAGATCCGCGGCATCGACTGGCTGTCGCTGGCGGGCATGGCGCTGGCCCTCGCCACGCTGGAAATCGCGCTGAAGGAAGCGCCCACGCGCGGCTGGCTCTCGCCCCTCGTGCTGGGCCTCTTCGCCGTCGCCCTCGTCAGCGGCGCGGGCTTCATCCGCCGCAGCCTGACCCATGCGGCCCCCGTCGTGGCCCTGCGCAGCTTCACCGACCGCCGCTTTACCATCGCCTGCATCCTGTCCTTCGTCCTCGGCATCGGCCTCTTCGGCTCCACCTACCTGATGCCCGTCTTCCTCGCCTTCGTCCGCGACCATTCGGCACTGGAAATCGGCACCATCATGCTCGTCACCGGCGTCGCCCAACTGGTCATCGCCCCCGTCGCCGTCCTGTTGGAAAAGCGCGTCTCGGCCCGCATCCTCACCGCCGCAGGCTTCACCTTCTTCGCCATCGGCTTGGGCATGAGCGTCTTCCAGACCCCCCGCACGGATTATGAAGAAATGTTCTGGCCGCAGGTCGTGCGCGGCCTCGCGATCATGTTCTGCCTGCTGCCGCCGACCCGCATGGCGCTGGGCCACCTCAGCGACGCAGAGGTCCCCGACGCCAGCGGCGTCTTCAACCTGATGCGCAACCTCGGCGGCGCCATCGGCCTCGCGCTGATCGACACGGTGATCTACGCCCGCGGCCCCGGCCACGCCGCCGACCTGACTGCGCGCCTCGCCGCAGGCGACGCCGACGCCGCGACCTTTATCGGCATCCCGCCCGCCCTGCTGACGGGGGGCGCTCCCACGGCGGCGCAACAGGCCTACCTGGCACCGTTATTGGAAAAGGCTTCCCTCACCATGGCGATCAACGACGCCTGGCTGATGATGGCCGCGCTCACGGCCCTCGCGCTGCTCTGCATCCCCTTCGCCCGCCAGCGCTAG
- the treZ gene encoding malto-oligosyltrehalose trehalohydrolase: MQAEAPQYWGARPAGDGRWSVALWSPDASEASVILGDGEPVALTKDAGGTFRAEIAAEAGTPYRLVVDGQTVPDPASRQQRDTVHGPSLLALSQQVQGGWTGRAWCEAVISEIQIGTFTADGTFAAAARRLPDLAALGINTVEVMPIAQFAGDRGWGYDGVLPHAVHPAYGTPDDFADFVRAAHGLGMSVILDVVYNHFGPEGAYLGGISPAFFDAGRATPWGPAIDFTQAPVREFFIQNAMMWISDFGVDGLRLDAVHQLKDPSSPEFLEELALRLRALDLPRPLHLIAEDERNLPGHRDDGLTDAQWNDDYHHALHCLLTGEDEGYYAPFAVDPLGDLAVALTEGHVAQGAPRNARADARGAPSAHLPPDAFVNANQTHDQIGNRALGERLMTLAGPEAMRVAHALLLTSPFVPMLFQGEEIGARTPFPFFCDFDGDLAEAVRKGRLAEFSAFGGFGGDLPDPLDPETFKSARPYDTPPADAENWRGLTRRLLDWRSTNLVPLLHSGQTGADVWVIGPKALRVCWTFGAGDLNTVVQLGQAVPQDLWGGDATGLRLGAPEDNFAFCTWITQR, from the coding sequence ATGCAGGCAGAGGCGCCGCAGTACTGGGGCGCGCGCCCCGCCGGAGATGGGCGGTGGTCTGTGGCGCTTTGGTCGCCGGATGCCAGCGAGGCCAGTGTAATCCTTGGTGACGGCGAGCCAGTTGCGCTGACCAAGGACGCGGGCGGCACGTTTCGGGCCGAGATCGCGGCAGAGGCTGGCACGCCCTACCGCCTTGTCGTCGACGGGCAGACTGTGCCGGACCCGGCATCACGCCAGCAGCGCGACACGGTTCACGGACCGTCGCTGCTGGCGCTGTCGCAGCAGGTGCAGGGCGGCTGGACCGGGCGCGCGTGGTGCGAAGCTGTCATCAGCGAAATCCAGATCGGCACGTTCACGGCAGATGGCACCTTTGCCGCCGCCGCCCGCCGCCTGCCCGATCTGGCGGCCCTTGGGATCAACACGGTCGAGGTCATGCCGATTGCACAGTTCGCGGGGGATCGCGGCTGGGGTTATGACGGGGTGCTGCCCCATGCGGTGCATCCGGCCTACGGCACGCCCGATGATTTTGCCGATTTCGTCCGGGCGGCGCACGGACTGGGGATGTCGGTAATCCTTGATGTCGTCTATAATCATTTCGGACCCGAGGGGGCGTATTTGGGCGGCATCAGTCCCGCGTTCTTTGACGCAGGCAGGGCCACGCCCTGGGGGCCGGCTATCGACTTCACCCAAGCGCCGGTGCGGGAATTCTTCATCCAGAACGCGATGATGTGGATCAGCGATTTCGGCGTGGACGGGCTGCGGCTGGATGCGGTGCATCAGTTGAAGGACCCCTCCTCGCCGGAGTTTCTGGAGGAACTGGCGCTGCGGCTGCGGGCGCTGGACCTGCCCCGCCCGCTGCACCTGATCGCCGAGGACGAGCGCAACCTGCCGGGCCACCGCGACGACGGGCTGACGGATGCGCAGTGGAACGACGATTATCACCATGCCCTGCACTGTCTGCTGACCGGCGAGGATGAGGGATACTACGCGCCCTTTGCCGTCGATCCGCTGGGCGATCTGGCGGTGGCGCTGACGGAGGGGCATGTGGCGCAGGGTGCGCCGCGCAACGCCCGCGCCGATGCGCGGGGGGCGCCCAGCGCGCATCTGCCGCCCGATGCCTTTGTGAACGCCAATCAGACGCATGACCAGATCGGCAACCGTGCCTTGGGCGAGCGGCTGATGACGCTCGCCGGGCCGGAGGCGATGCGCGTGGCCCATGCGCTGCTGCTGACATCTCCCTTTGTGCCGATGCTGTTTCAGGGCGAGGAGATCGGGGCGCGCACGCCGTTTCCGTTCTTTTGCGATTTCGACGGCGATCTGGCGGAGGCGGTGCGCAAGGGGCGGCTGGCGGAGTTCAGCGCCTTTGGCGGATTCGGCGGCGATCTGCCGGACCCGCTGGACCCTGAGACATTCAAAAGCGCACGGCCCTATGACACGCCGCCTGCGGACGCGGAGAACTGGCGCGGCCTGACGCGGCGGCTGCTGGACTGGCGCAGCACCAATCTGGTGCCCCTGTTGCACAGCGGGCAGACCGGGGCCGATGTCTGGGTCATCGGGCCAAAGGCGTTGCGGGTCTGCTGGACGTTCGGCGCCGGGGATCTGAACACCGTCGTGCAACTGGGTCAGGCGGTGCCGCAGGACCTGTGGGGCGGCGACGCGACAGGGCTGCGGCTGGGCGCGCCAGAGGACAATTTTGCATTCTGCACATGGATAACACAGCGATGA